The following are encoded in a window of Neomicrococcus lactis genomic DNA:
- a CDS encoding RNA polymerase sigma factor, with protein sequence MRMQIEQEIDTLYNLHAVTVQRFIYRRVFNLEDANELTNDVFRVAWQKLQDGTAVDIAWLIVTAKNMILNQHRGSQRQVRLRDKLRESVVLTSRPDHFGISADVGEVLDQMREKDREVLILSYWDGLRGSDLAKVLGCSEASAATRLTRARQAFAKLAPPHLMNQPSGKHFTNGKEA encoded by the coding sequence ATGCGCATGCAGATAGAGCAAGAGATCGACACGTTGTACAACCTGCATGCCGTCACCGTTCAGCGATTCATTTATCGACGCGTCTTCAATCTTGAAGACGCTAATGAACTGACAAATGATGTTTTTCGCGTTGCATGGCAAAAACTTCAGGACGGCACGGCGGTTGATATCGCGTGGCTCATTGTGACCGCGAAGAACATGATTTTGAATCAGCACCGCGGTTCGCAGCGCCAAGTCCGGCTTCGCGACAAGCTGAGGGAATCGGTAGTTCTGACGAGCCGCCCCGATCACTTTGGCATCAGTGCAGACGTTGGAGAAGTGCTGGACCAAATGCGGGAGAAGGATCGCGAAGTGCTGATCCTCTCTTACTGGGACGGACTTCGCGGCTCCGATCTAGCCAAGGTACTTGGATGCTCGGAGGCCTCGGCTGCTACGCGACTGACGCGGGCACGTCAGGCATTCGCCAAATTGGCCCCACCACATCTGATGAACCAACCATCAGGAAAGCACTTCACCAACGGAAAGGAGGCGTGA
- a CDS encoding bifunctional 2-methylcitrate synthase/citrate synthase: MTETEEIRKGLAGVVVDYTAVSKVNPESNSLLYRGYPVQELAAQKSFEEVALLLWNGELPTEAELQEFVTFERSNRALDENVKAAIDLLPKNCHPMDVGRTAVSVMGANHPKAEDSSPEAELEKAKHLFAKFPAVVAYDQRRRRDQDVVEPREDLDYSQNFLWMTFGEEAAPEVVDAFRVSMVLYAEHSFNASTFTARVITSTLSDLHSAVTGAIGALKGPLHGGANEAVMHTFHEIGIRKEESREEAAARAKAWMEDALAQKKKVMGFGHRVYKNGDSRVPTMKAALDKMIEYYGRSEMLGLYDGLEQAMGEAKNIKPNLDYPAGPTYHLMGFDTEMFTPIFIAARITGWTAHIREQRAANALIRPLSAYNGPEERHLS, translated from the coding sequence ATGACTGAAACTGAGGAGATCAGGAAGGGTCTTGCGGGAGTCGTCGTTGACTACACCGCGGTATCCAAGGTCAATCCTGAGTCGAACTCGCTGCTCTATCGCGGCTATCCGGTTCAGGAATTGGCTGCGCAGAAGTCCTTCGAAGAGGTTGCGCTCTTGCTCTGGAACGGCGAGCTTCCAACGGAAGCTGAGCTTCAGGAGTTCGTGACCTTCGAGCGTTCCAACCGCGCGCTTGATGAGAACGTGAAGGCAGCCATCGACTTGTTGCCAAAGAATTGCCACCCGATGGATGTGGGACGCACCGCCGTTTCCGTCATGGGCGCCAACCACCCGAAGGCCGAGGATTCCTCGCCGGAGGCTGAGTTGGAGAAGGCAAAGCACCTGTTTGCGAAGTTCCCTGCTGTGGTGGCCTATGACCAGCGCCGCCGTCGCGACCAGGATGTCGTTGAGCCGCGCGAGGATCTGGATTACTCCCAGAACTTCTTGTGGATGACCTTCGGCGAAGAAGCTGCGCCAGAAGTCGTGGACGCCTTCCGCGTCTCCATGGTCTTGTATGCGGAGCACTCCTTCAACGCTTCCACGTTCACGGCTCGTGTCATCACCTCGACGCTGTCTGACCTTCACTCAGCTGTCACGGGTGCTATCGGCGCTCTCAAGGGCCCACTCCACGGTGGCGCCAACGAGGCCGTCATGCACACCTTCCACGAGATCGGCATCCGCAAGGAAGAGTCTCGTGAAGAGGCAGCTGCCCGGGCCAAGGCGTGGATGGAAGACGCTCTCGCGCAGAAGAAGAAGGTCATGGGCTTCGGCCACCGCGTCTACAAGAACGGTGACTCCCGCGTGCCAACCATGAAGGCTGCGCTGGACAAGATGATTGAGTACTACGGTCGAAGCGAAATGCTGGGCCTCTACGACGGGCTCGAGCAGGCCATGGGTGAGGCTAAGAACATCAAGCCAAACCTTGACTACCCTGCCGGCCCTACGTACCACTTGATGGGCTTTGACACGGAAATGTTCACGCCGATCTTCATCGCCGCTCGCATCACCGGCTGGACTGCTCACATCCGCGAGCAGCGTGCCGCCAACGCGTTGATCCGCCCGCTGTCCGCCTACAACGGACCGGAAGAGCGTCACCTTTCGTAG